CGAGATCGAAGCCCTTGCCCTTCTTGATCTTCTTGGCGAGCTTCTCGGCCTTCTCGCGGTCCATGGTCTGCTCGGCCTGCTCGATCAGGCTGAGGACGTCGCCCATCCCGAGGATGCGCGAGGCGACACGGTCCGGGTGGAAGGGGTCGAGGGCTTCGGTCTTCTCGCCCATGCCGAGGAACTTGATCGGCTTGCCGGTGATGGCGCGCACGGACAGGGCGGCGCCACCCCGGGCGTCGCCATCGACCTTGGTCAGCACCACGCCGGTGAGCGGCAGGGCGTCATTGAAGGCCTTGGCGGTGTTGGCGGCGTCCTGGCCGGTCATGGCGTCGACCACGAACAGGGTCTCCACCGGCTTGATGGCGGCATGGACCTGCTTGATCTCGTCCATCATGGCGGCGTCGACGTGCAGACGACCCGCGGTGTCGACAATGACGACATCGATGAACTTCAGCTTCGCCTCGCGGATCGCCGCCTGGGCGATGTCCACCGGCTTCTGGCTGGTATCGGAGGGGAAGAAGGTGACGCCGATGTCGTTGGCCAGGGTTTCCAGCTGCTTGATCGCCGCCGGGCGGTAGACGTCCGCGGACACCACCAGCACGGTCTTCTTCTTGCGCTCCTTGAGGAAGCGCGACAGCTTGCCCACCGTGGTGGTCTTGCCCGCACCCTGGAGACCGGCCATGAGGATCACCGCCGGCGGCGCTGCGTTCAGCGCCAGGTCCTCGTTGGCGGCGCCCATCAGCTCCACCAGTTCGGCCTGGACGATCTTCACGAAGGCCTGGCCCGGGGTCAGGCTCTTGGAAACCTCTGTACCGACCGCACGTTCCTTGATCTTGGCGACGAAGTCCTTCACCACCGGCAAGGCGACGTCGGCTTCGAGCAGGGCCATGCGCACTTCGCGCAGGGTGTCCTTGATGTTGTCCTCGGTCAGCTTGGCCTTGCCGGTGACATGGCGCAGCGTCTGTGAGAGGCGGTCGGTTAGGTTTTCAAACATGCGCGTTCCTTTCGGGCTCTTGGAGCCCCGGCTGAGCTTGCTGCAGGCGGCGGAGTATAACCAAGTGTCAGCCCCGCCGACACCGCCAACGGTCTTTCACCGGCAGGCCTTGTATGCCACACTCACTGCCTTTCGGGCTTGCCTTACAAGGACTTATGCACCCTCTGCTGCCCAGCCTCCTGGCTGCATTCCTCTATACGGGCACCACGGCTTACCAGGGTCTTCGCCTCAGTCGGCGCGCCACGCCGGACAAGCGCCTGCTGGTGCTCGGCGGTGGCCTGGCCCTGCTCGCCCATGGCGCCGCGCTGATCCTCCAGCTGCTGACCCCTGGCGGGCTCTACCTGGACTTCTTCAATTCCGCCAGCCTGATCGCCGCCGCTGTGATCCTGCTCACCCTGGTCGCCGTGGCGCGGATTCCCATCGAGAACCTGCTGCTCCTGCTGCTGCCCCTGGGCACCCTGACGACCCTGGCAGCCGCCCTAGTCCCGGGAGGCACGTCGCAGGCGATCAACGAAGAGCCGGGCATCCTCGCCCATATCCTGCTGTCGATCCTGGCCTATGGCCTCCTGACCATGGCGATGTTCCAGTCCCTGCTGCTTCTCCTGCAGGACTACCAGCTCAAGCACAAGCACCCTTCGGGACTGATCCGCAGCTTCCCGGCCCTTCAGACCATGGAAAGCCTGCTGTTCGGCTTCCTCTGGGCCGGCTGGAGCCTGCTCTCGCTGTCGCTGATTTCCGGCTGGGTGTTCGTCGACAACCTGTTCGCCCAGCACCTGGCCCACAAGACCATCCTCTCCTGCATCGCCTGGGTGGTCTTCAGCGTGCTCCTCTGGGGTCGCCATCAACTGGGCTGGCGTGGGCACAAGGCCATCCGCTGGACCCTGGCAGGCTTCTGCCTGCTGATGCTGGCGTACTTCGGCAGCAAGCTGGTCCGCGAATTCATCCTGCATATCTGACACGCCACCATGCACGGACTGCTCGCCGGCCTCCTCCTCGGGATCACCCTCTCCCTGGTGGCCGGTGCGGCGGTCGCCTGGATCACGAGCCGGCGCCGCCACGGCGTCGAGATCCAGCCGCAATCGCGCATGCCCGTCGCTGTGACCCAAGCCCTGCAGCAGGTCACCCTCGGCGCCATCATGATTCCCCGCAGTGAAATCCAGGGCATCGACCTCAACGCCTCGCCGGAACAGATCCTCGCTCAGTTGCAGGACGCCACCCACACCCGCCTGCCGCTGTATCGCGGCGACATCAACCAGATAGAAGGCATCCTCCACCTCCGCCGCCTCCCCCGCCTGCTCGCAGGGGGCACGCCCAGCGTGGAAGCCTTGCTGGCGGCGAGCCGGAGCACCTACTTCGTCCCGGAAAGCACGCCCCTGCTGACCCAACTGGTGAACTTCCAGAAGCAACAGCGGCGCCTCGGCATCGTGGTGGACGAGTACGGTGACGTGGTGGGACTCGTCAGCCTGGAGGACATCTTCCAGGAACTGGTGGGCGAGTTCGGCAGCCTGGAGGACCTGGCCCCCAACCCCGGCATCCAGCCCCGGGAGGGTGGCCGCTACGAACTGGATGGCTCACTGCACCTGCGGGAGCTGAACCGGGTACTGGGCTGGCACCTGCCCTGCGACGGCCCCAAGACCCTCAACGGCCTGATCACCGAAGCCCTGGAGCAGATCCCCGACTGCGGCGTCTGCCTCAAGGTCGGTCCCTATCGCCTGGAGATCCTCCAATCCGGCGAGAACCGGGTACAGCGGGTACTGGCCTGGCGAGTGGGCCTCAAGCCCGGAGCCTGACGCTCCTTCAGGCCCCCTCGTGGGCGACCGGCTGCTCCACGCGCACCGCCAGGCGGGTGGCGAACCAGTGCGCCAACTCCTCACCCCAGACCCGATAGCCCAGTGTCGAGGGATGGTAGCCGTCCAGTGCCAGATACTCCCGACGCATCTCCAGCCGGGTGGCGCAGCAGTCCCAGCCCTCTCGGGCGGCCAACGACTGCAACTGGCGATCGAGCAGTCTCGCTCGCCAGCCCAGCAGTAGCCGCAGCAGCCAGGGTAGCGCGGTGAAATGCTCCAGCGGCGGCACTCCGGCGAGCGCCACGCGTGCGCCGCGAACGGCGAAATGCCCGGCCAGGCCATTCAGGGCCGATAGCCAGCCCCGACTGGAGCTGAAATGCGTGGTGTCGTTGACCCCGAAGACCAGCAGCACCAGATCGAAGGATTCGTCCGCCACCCTCGGCAGCAACCGCGCCCGGGCGCCCGCCGCCGTGATGCCGTTTTCACCACAGGCCCGCCAACTCACGGGCCGCTGCAGGCGACTCGCCAAGGCTCCGGCCAGTTGCCCGGCCAGGGCGAAATCCAGGCAGGACACGCCAACGCCCGCAACCGTGGATTCACCGATCAGGAGCAAGCGCAGGGGCTCACCCGGCGTGTCCGCCCCGGCCAGCCCCCGATCAGGCCCAGCGGCGGGCGCCAGGCGTAGGGCATTACGACGAGCCTGCACGGCCATGGGCAATGCCAGGGGCGACAGCGACAGCGTCGCCGCCCACCAGCACCAACCGGCCAGGTGGATCACAGCAGGATGTCGACTGCCTGGGCAGAACGGGTCGCCTTGGCGCGCGCCAGGTCGGTGGACTCGTCCCTCGCCAGGGCAACGCCCATGCGGCGCTGTCCGTCCACTTCCGGCTTGCCGAAGAGGCGCAGCGCGGTGTCGGGCTCACTGAGGGCCACCGCCAGGTTGCCGAAGCTGACCTGATTCGAAGTGCCCTCCACCAGGATCACCGCCGACGCGGACGGCCCCTGCTGGCGGATGACCGGGATCGGCAGGCCGAGGATGGCCCGGGCATGCAGGGCGAACTCGGACAGGTCCTGGGAAATCAGGGTCACCAGGCCGGTGTCGTGGGGGCGCGGAGACACCTCGCTGAACCACACCTGGTCGCCCTTGATGAACAGCTCCACGCCGAACAGGCCACGCCCGCCCAGAGCCTCGGTGACCGCCTGGGCGATGCGCTCGGACTCGGCCAGGGCCTTCGGACTCATGGCCTGGGGCTGCCAGGACTCGTGGTAGTCGCCCTTCACCTGGCGGTGGCCGATCGGCGCACAGAAGCTGGTGCCGCCGATATGCCGCACGGTGAGCAGGGTGATCTCGTAGTCGAAGTCGATGAAGCCCTCCACGATGACCCGTCCCTTGCCGGCGCGCCCGCCCTCCTGGGCGTAGTCCCAGGCCGCCTTGAGGTCGGCATCGGACTTGAGCACCGACTGCCCCTTGCCCGAGGAACTCATGATCGGCTTGACCACGCAGGGGTAGCCGACACTTGCGGCGGCGGCGGCGTAATCCTCGAAGGTATCGGCGAAATGGTAGGGCGAGGTGGGCAGGCCCAGCTCCTCCGCCGCCAGGCGCCGGATGCCTTCGCGGTTCATGGTCAGCTGCGCGGCACGGGCGGTGGGCACGACCGTGAAACCTTCGGCCTCCAGTTCCACCAGGGTGGCGGTGGCGATGGCCTCGATCTCCGGCACGATGTAATGGGGTTGTTCCCGCTCGATCACGGCACGCAGGGCCGCGCCATCGAGCATGCTGATCACGTGGCTGCGATGGGCCACCTGCATGGCGGGGGCGTCGGCGTAACGGTCCACGGCGATCACTTCGCAGCCCAGGCGCTGCAGTTCGATCACCACTTCCTTGCCGAGCTCGCCGGAGCCGCACAGCAGTACGCGGGTCGCGCTGGGCGACAAGGGGGTTCCAATACGGGGCATGGGGTTTCCTCGGGGAGTCAAGAAGCCTTGGGGGACGTCATGTACAGGCCGCCGGCCTGGGCCCGCTCATGGCAACGGACCAGGACTTCGCGGCGCTCGGCGTTGTCCATGCGGCCCCAGCGGGTGATTTCGTCAGCGCTGCGCTGGCAGCCGCTGCAGATGTCGTGGTCGTCCAGCACGCAGACCTGGACGCAGGGCGAGCGGACGGGGCGTTCAGCGTCCATCAGTCGTCCTGCTCCACCAGGTCCCGGGCATAGCGCTGGGCGTTGTGTACGTAGTGGGCGGCACTGGCTTCGAGCATCTTCTTCTGCTGCTCGGTGAGCTCGCGCACCACCTTGCCGGGGGAGCCCATGACGAGGGAGCCATCGGGGATCTCCTTGCCCTCGGGAATCAGCGTGTTGGCACCGATGATGCAGTACTTGCCGATCTTCGCGCCGTTGAGCACCACCGCGTTGATGCCGATCAGGCTGAAGTCGTCGACGCTGCAGCCGTGGAGCATGGCGTTATGGCCGATGGTGACGGAGCGGCCGATGGTCAACGGGAACCCCATGTCGGTGTGCATGACGGTGCCGTCCTGGACATTGCTGTTCTCGCCGATATGGATCAGCTCGTTGTCGCCGCGCAGTACGGCGCCGAACCAGACACTGGCTCCTGCATCCAGGCGGACCTTGCCCACCAGGGTGGCGCCGGGGGCGGTCCAGCTGTCGGGATGGGCATCGACCCGGGCGGTTCCAAGGCGGTATTTCATCAGGCGCTCCTCGAACGGGGCTTGTCTATTTGAGTGATATGAAGCTTGCGGGCGCGCGGGACATCTCGATGCCCGCGTCGTAGACCAGGTTGACCAGCTCGACCACCATGATCGCGGTCAGGCCCCAGATCTTGTATTCCCCGAACTGGTAGCTGGGTACGTACCAGCTGCGGCCCAGATAATCGATACGGTGAGTGACCTGGCGCGGGTCATCCCGGAAGAAGGCCAGCGGCACGCTGAACACCGAGTCGATCTCACCATGGTTGGCCCTGTACTCGACGAAGTCCGGCACCAGCCCCACATAGGGCGTGACCTTGATGCCATGACGGGAAACCAGGGTGCTGAGCGGACCGATCACCTCCACCAGCCCCGGGGGCAGGCCGACCTCCTCCTCCGCCTCGCGCAGGGCCGTCTGCACCAGATCGGCATCTTCCGGATCACGGCGACCGCCGGGAAAGGCCACCTCGCCGCCGTGGGTGGACAACCCGCTGGCGCGCAGGGTCAGGACCAGTTCAGGCTCGTCACTGCGGGTGACAGGCACCAGAACCGCGGCTTCAGGGAAGCCATGGTCGGTTTCCAGGGTCATCGGGGAATAGCGCTGCACACGTCGGAGCAGGTCGTCCAGCATGGATCTTCTCGTTCTTTTCGACTGCCGGGCATCATGGCATGAACCCGAGGGACGCCCAAGCCCCGCGCCGACAGGTCGCACACCCCCTTCCCCGCCCCCACGCCGCTTGCCGTAGGGTGGCAGGCCGCGCCAAGATGAATGCCAGAGCCCGAGGAACCCCGATGAAATTCTGCAGCCAGTGCGGCAGCCCCGTGTCCCAGCGCATCCCCGAAGGCGACAACCGCTTGCGCTACGTCTGCGACCACTGCCATGCCATCCACTACCAGAACCCGCGCATCGTCGCCGGCTGCCTGCCCATCTGGAACCAGCAGGTGCTGCTCTGTCGCCGCGCCATCGAACCCCGCCGGGGCTACTGGACGCTGCCCGCCGGCTTCATGGAGAACGGCGAGACCATGGAGCAGGCGGCCATGCGGGAAACCCTCGAGGAAGCCTGTGCCCGGGTGCGCAACCTCAGCCTCTATACCCTGTTCGACCTGCCTCACATCAGTCAGGTCTACACCTTCTTCCGGGCCGAGCTGGAAGACCTGGATTTCGCCGCGGGCGACGAAAGCCTCGAAGTCCGCCTGTTCCACGAACCCGAGATTCCCTGGTCGGAGCTGGCTTTTCCGACGGTGGGCCGTACCTTAGAATGCTTCTTCGCCGATCGCGCCGGCCAGGTCTACCCGGTGCGCAATGAGCCTCTGGCACCGTTGCTGGCCCACTACAAGAAGACCTGAATGTCTACCGCTTATCCGAACACCCTGGGGATGCCGTGCCGATGCGCTGGTTGTTAGTCGTTCTTTCCATGGGCCTTGCGGCCCTCGCCCAGGCCAGCACCACGCCGGCCCTCGGCAGCCAATCCATCGACAAGGTCCTGGTGGTGAAATCGGAGCGCAAGCTGCTGCTGATGAATCGCGGCGACGTGCTCAAGTCCTACCGCATATCCCTGGGTAAACAGCCCGTCGGCCCCAAGCTGCGTGAAGGCGACCAGCGCACCCCCGAGGGCTTCTACTGGATCGACTGGCGCAAGACCAGCGACAAGTTCAACCTGGCCATGCACATTTCCTACCCCAATGCCCGCGACGCCGCCAAGGCACGGGAGAAGGGCGTACCTCCGGGTGGCATGATCATGATCCACGGCACCCCGCTGGATGAGGAGTACCCGGAGTGGTATTTCCACACCCTGGACTGGACCGAGGGCTGCATCGCCATGAAGAACGCGGACATGCGCGAAATCTGGAGCCTGGTCAAGGACGGCACCCTGATCGAGATCAGGCCCTGAGTCGGACAGCCAACCGCGCTTCGGGGGTCCGATCCGGTGGAGGGATGGCGATTTTCAGGCAGACTCAGGCCGAGGCGGCCAAAGGACGAAAGCTGAAGTAGAAACGCAGGGCATCGATGAGGTCGGCGTACTCGGCTGGCGGCGCCACCAAGGAGAAGCCGGAATCGTAATGTCCCGGGTTCACATCTTCGTGGCACCACTGGCAGGTGGCGCAGAAATCGACGAAGTGCACATGACCGTCCTTGCCCGGGATCTTCAGGCGCATGTCGAAGCGCGCGCCCACCAGCATGGGCAGTTGGCTGATCAGCATCAGGCCGTCCATGGACACATTGCCCAGGTAACCCATGGGCTTGTCGGTGATGCGATTGAACACCTTCAGGTAGTACGGCAACTGGTGGCGTTCGATTCTGCGCTTGGTAGGCATGATGTCAAATCGCTATTGAAGGTACCCTAGTATGGACCTGATACAGCATCGGACCAACCGTCAATTGCACTCCCTGGCCAGGCTCGCAGCCACCCGCTTGCGGGCGGACTCGATCTCCTCGTCAGTGTAGTACTGCCGCTCGCCCTGCTCATCCAGCCGGTAAAGAGGACCGGGATGATCCAGTTGCTCCTGGGAGTCGCGCAACCGGCTGCACCGCATCTGCCGCTCCTCGCGGACCTCGGCGGCACGTTCGGCGGCCACAGCCTGCTCCTGGCGACGGGCATCGTAGAACTTCGCCGCGCGCGCCTCACGCTCACGGGTCGCCGCGTCCCGCTCCACCACCTGGGGCCTGACGGTGATCCGCTGCGCCCCCGCCTCCGGCTTCTCGCCGAAATGCACCCGCCCCTGGGCATCGGTCCAACGGTAGATCTCCCCATTGGCCAGCGGGGAAATCAGCAGCAAGCAACACAACAGACGACGCATTCCCTGGCTCCTGAGCGTAAGGCGTCAGCATAGTCCCGGCGGCGTGCGGCTCAAGCAGGCAACGACCGACGGGCGGGTGGGCGGTCAGAGCGGCGCCGCGGACGCCCTGGTCGCGCCGCCCAGGTGACCGAGCTGCTGCAGTGTCTCCAGGCGCGCCTTGGCCCGGTAGGCGTACTCGCTGCTGGGGTAGCGAGCCATGATGAACTGATAGGTCTGAGCCGCGTCGACGAACAGGCTCTGCCGCTCCAGGCATTGCCCCCGCAACAGGGAAATCTCCGGCTGCAGGTACTGGCGGGAGCGGCTCTTGCGCTCGGCCTTGGACAGCTCGAGCATCACGTCCTCGCAGTTCCCCTTCTCATAGGCGCGATAGGCATTGTTCAGGTGATGGTCGAGGGACCAGCGGGTGCAGCCGGCGGTGGCCGCCAGCAGCGTCAGGATGATCAGGGTGCGCATGGGTAATTCCTCCGTCACCGGGATATCGGCCGGTCACGACACTTCTTCAGGTCGCCAAGCATAACCTCCGAGGGGTCCTGCGAGCTGCACGGCACCCGGACCAGATCCTCGACCGCAACGACGACTTAACCGTCCGGCGGAGCAGGTGAAACAATTCAGCGCGTAGTGAAAAGTCTCCATGACTACAGTTATTGCCCGTAGTAGCCTCGGGCTCAGCTTGGAAAATGGAGTCGTCGCATGTCGTTCCGCCGCACAAAAATCGTCGCTACCCTCGGCCCAGCCAGCAACTCCCCGGAAATGCTGGAACAACTGATCCTCGCCGGCCTCAACGTGGCCCGCCTGAACTTCTCCCACGGCAGCCCGGAAGAACACAAGGCCCGAGCCCGCCTGGTACGTGAGCTGGCGGCCAAGCACGGCCGCTTCGTCGCCCTGCTGGGCGACCTGCAAGGTCCGAAGATCCGCATCGCCAAGTTCGTCAACAAGCGCATCGAACTGAAGGAAGGCGACAGCTTCCGCTTCTCCGTCACCCATCCGCGCGACGCCGGCAACCAGGACGTGGTGGGCATCGACTATCCGGACCTGGTGAAGGACTGCAGCGTGGGCGATGAACTGCTGCTGGACGACGGCCGCGTGGTGATGCGCGTGGAAGCCGCCACCGCCGACGAGCTGCAATGCCGCGTCACCATCGGTGGCCCGCTGTCCGACCACAAGGGCATCAACCGCCGTGGTGGCGGCCTGACCGCACCGGCCCTGACCGCCAAGGACAAGGCCGACATCAAGCTGGCCGCGGAAATGGAGCTGGACTACCTGGCCGTCTCCTTCCCCCGCGATGCCGCCGACATGGAACTGGCCCGCCGACTGCGGGACGAGGCCGGTGGCAAGGCCTGGCTGGTGGCCAAGATCGAACGCGCCGAAGCCGTGGCCGACGACGAAGCCCTGGATGGCCTGATCCGCGCCAGCGATGCGGTGATGGTGGCCCGTGGCGACCTGGGCGTCGAGATCGGCGACGCCGAGCTGGTGGGCATCCAGAAGAAGATCATTCTCCACGCCCGCCGCTACAACAAGGCCGTGATCACCGCGACCCAGATGATGGAGTCGATGATCCACAACCCCATGCCGACCCGCGCGGAAGTCTCCGACGTAGCCAACGCCGTGCTGGACTACACCGACGCCGTGATGCTTTCCGCCGAGAGCGCCGCCGGCGAGTACCCGCTGGAAGCCGTGCAGGCCATGGCTCGCATCTGCCAGGGTGCCGAGAAGCACCCGGACACCCGCCGCTCCCACCACCGCCTCGGCCAGACCTTCGGCCGCTGCGACGAGAGCATCGCCCTGGCCTCCATGTATGCCGCCAACCACTTCCCCGGCATCAAGGCCATCATCTGCCTGACCGAAAGCGGCTACACCCCGCTGATCATGTCGCGCATCCGCTCCTCGGTGCCGATCTTCGCCTACTCGCCCCACCGCGAGACCCAGGCCCGCGTGGCCCTGTTCCGCGGCGTGGAAACCGTGCCCTTCGACGCTGCGGCGCTGCCGCCGGAGAAGGTCAGCCAGATGGCCGTGGACGAACTGCTCAAGCGTGGCGTGGTCACCAAGGGCGACTGGGTGATCCTGACCAAGGGTGACAGCTACACCACCCAGGGCGGCACCAACACCATGAAGATCCTCCATGTGGGCGATCTGCTGGTCTGAGTCGCACAAGGCCATGAAAAAGCCGCCTCGAAGGGCGGCTTTTTCATGGGCGGGAACGACCGCCACTCAGACGAACTTCGAGAAGTCCGGTTGCCGACGCTGGGTAAAGGCCGACAGCGCTTCCATCGCCTCCGGGCTGCGCAGTCGCTGGCAGAACAGCTCCCCTTCCTCGGCGATCGCCCGGCGCAGCTCCTCGCGCCCCGGCGCCTGCATCAGGCGCTTGCTCACCGCCAGGGCGGACGGGGCCAGATCGAGGAAACGCAACGCCGCCTCGCGCGCCCGGGCGAAGGTCACGGCGCCGTTTTCCAGGGCGGCATTGGCGATGCCCCAGTGAGCGGCCTGTTCCCCGGTGAACCCCTCCCCCAGCAGCAGCAACTCCGCCGCCCGGGCATG
This genomic window from Pseudomonas furukawaii contains:
- the ffh gene encoding signal recognition particle protein, whose product is MFENLTDRLSQTLRHVTGKAKLTEDNIKDTLREVRMALLEADVALPVVKDFVAKIKERAVGTEVSKSLTPGQAFVKIVQAELVELMGAANEDLALNAAPPAVILMAGLQGAGKTTTVGKLSRFLKERKKKTVLVVSADVYRPAAIKQLETLANDIGVTFFPSDTSQKPVDIAQAAIREAKLKFIDVVIVDTAGRLHVDAAMMDEIKQVHAAIKPVETLFVVDAMTGQDAANTAKAFNDALPLTGVVLTKVDGDARGGAALSVRAITGKPIKFLGMGEKTEALDPFHPDRVASRILGMGDVLSLIEQAEQTMDREKAEKLAKKIKKGKGFDLEDFRDQLQQMKNMGGLGGLMDKLPMLGGVNLAQMGNAQNAAEKQFKQMEAIINSMTPAERRDPEMISGSRKRRIALGSGTQVQDVGRLIKQHKQMQKMMKKVTAKGGMAKMMRGMGSMFPGGGMPKM
- a CDS encoding cytochrome C assembly family protein; translation: MHPLLPSLLAAFLYTGTTAYQGLRLSRRATPDKRLLVLGGGLALLAHGAALILQLLTPGGLYLDFFNSASLIAAAVILLTLVAVARIPIENLLLLLLPLGTLTTLAAALVPGGTSQAINEEPGILAHILLSILAYGLLTMAMFQSLLLLLQDYQLKHKHPSGLIRSFPALQTMESLLFGFLWAGWSLLSLSLISGWVFVDNLFAQHLAHKTILSCIAWVVFSVLLWGRHQLGWRGHKAIRWTLAGFCLLMLAYFGSKLVREFILHI
- a CDS encoding SGNH/GDSL hydrolase family protein; this encodes MIHLAGWCWWAATLSLSPLALPMAVQARRNALRLAPAAGPDRGLAGADTPGEPLRLLLIGESTVAGVGVSCLDFALAGQLAGALASRLQRPVSWRACGENGITAAGARARLLPRVADESFDLVLLVFGVNDTTHFSSSRGWLSALNGLAGHFAVRGARVALAGVPPLEHFTALPWLLRLLLGWRARLLDRQLQSLAAREGWDCCATRLEMRREYLALDGYHPSTLGYRVWGEELAHWFATRLAVRVEQPVAHEGA
- the purT gene encoding formate-dependent phosphoribosylglycinamide formyltransferase, producing MPRIGTPLSPSATRVLLCGSGELGKEVVIELQRLGCEVIAVDRYADAPAMQVAHRSHVISMLDGAALRAVIEREQPHYIVPEIEAIATATLVELEAEGFTVVPTARAAQLTMNREGIRRLAAEELGLPTSPYHFADTFEDYAAAAASVGYPCVVKPIMSSSGKGQSVLKSDADLKAAWDYAQEGGRAGKGRVIVEGFIDFDYEITLLTVRHIGGTSFCAPIGHRQVKGDYHESWQPQAMSPKALAESERIAQAVTEALGGRGLFGVELFIKGDQVWFSEVSPRPHDTGLVTLISQDLSEFALHARAILGLPIPVIRQQGPSASAVILVEGTSNQVSFGNLAVALSEPDTALRLFGKPEVDGQRRMGVALARDESTDLARAKATRSAQAVDILL
- a CDS encoding DUF1289 domain-containing protein, which gives rise to MDAERPVRSPCVQVCVLDDHDICSGCQRSADEITRWGRMDNAERREVLVRCHERAQAGGLYMTSPKAS
- a CDS encoding gamma carbonic anhydrase family protein; this encodes MKYRLGTARVDAHPDSWTAPGATLVGKVRLDAGASVWFGAVLRGDNELIHIGENSNVQDGTVMHTDMGFPLTIGRSVTIGHNAMLHGCSVDDFSLIGINAVVLNGAKIGKYCIIGANTLIPEGKEIPDGSLVMGSPGKVVRELTEQQKKMLEASAAHYVHNAQRYARDLVEQDD
- a CDS encoding CoA pyrophosphatase — encoded protein: MLDDLLRRVQRYSPMTLETDHGFPEAAVLVPVTRSDEPELVLTLRASGLSTHGGEVAFPGGRRDPEDADLVQTALREAEEEVGLPPGLVEVIGPLSTLVSRHGIKVTPYVGLVPDFVEYRANHGEIDSVFSVPLAFFRDDPRQVTHRIDYLGRSWYVPSYQFGEYKIWGLTAIMVVELVNLVYDAGIEMSRAPASFISLK
- a CDS encoding NUDIX hydrolase, translated to MKFCSQCGSPVSQRIPEGDNRLRYVCDHCHAIHYQNPRIVAGCLPIWNQQVLLCRRAIEPRRGYWTLPAGFMENGETMEQAAMRETLEEACARVRNLSLYTLFDLPHISQVYTFFRAELEDLDFAAGDESLEVRLFHEPEIPWSELAFPTVGRTLECFFADRAGQVYPVRNEPLAPLLAHYKKT
- a CDS encoding L,D-transpeptidase family protein, coding for MRWLLVVLSMGLAALAQASTTPALGSQSIDKVLVVKSERKLLLMNRGDVLKSYRISLGKQPVGPKLREGDQRTPEGFYWIDWRKTSDKFNLAMHISYPNARDAAKAREKGVPPGGMIMIHGTPLDEEYPEWYFHTLDWTEGCIAMKNADMREIWSLVKDGTLIEIRP
- a CDS encoding PilZ domain-containing protein; this encodes MPTKRRIERHQLPYYLKVFNRITDKPMGYLGNVSMDGLMLISQLPMLVGARFDMRLKIPGKDGHVHFVDFCATCQWCHEDVNPGHYDSGFSLVAPPAEYADLIDALRFYFSFRPLAASA
- a CDS encoding DUF4124 domain-containing protein, which gives rise to MRRLLCCLLLISPLANGEIYRWTDAQGRVHFGEKPEAGAQRITVRPQVVERDAATREREARAAKFYDARRQEQAVAAERAAEVREERQMRCSRLRDSQEQLDHPGPLYRLDEQGERQYYTDEEIESARKRVAASLARECN
- a CDS encoding tetratricopeptide repeat protein: MRTLIILTLLAATAGCTRWSLDHHLNNAYRAYEKGNCEDVMLELSKAERKSRSRQYLQPEISLLRGQCLERQSLFVDAAQTYQFIMARYPSSEYAYRAKARLETLQQLGHLGGATRASAAPL
- the pyk gene encoding pyruvate kinase produces the protein MSFRRTKIVATLGPASNSPEMLEQLILAGLNVARLNFSHGSPEEHKARARLVRELAAKHGRFVALLGDLQGPKIRIAKFVNKRIELKEGDSFRFSVTHPRDAGNQDVVGIDYPDLVKDCSVGDELLLDDGRVVMRVEAATADELQCRVTIGGPLSDHKGINRRGGGLTAPALTAKDKADIKLAAEMELDYLAVSFPRDAADMELARRLRDEAGGKAWLVAKIERAEAVADDEALDGLIRASDAVMVARGDLGVEIGDAELVGIQKKIILHARRYNKAVITATQMMESMIHNPMPTRAEVSDVANAVLDYTDAVMLSAESAAGEYPLEAVQAMARICQGAEKHPDTRRSHHRLGQTFGRCDESIALASMYAANHFPGIKAIICLTESGYTPLIMSRIRSSVPIFAYSPHRETQARVALFRGVETVPFDAAALPPEKVSQMAVDELLKRGVVTKGDWVILTKGDSYTTQGGTNTMKILHVGDLLV